Proteins encoded by one window of Campylobacter concisus:
- the efp gene encoding elongation factor P, translated as MASYSMGDLKKGLKIEIDGVPYKIVEYQHVKPGKGAAFVRAKIKSFIDGKVLEKTFHAGDKCEQPHLEEKEMQYLYDDGEYCQFMDTVTYEQVAISDEDVGDVKKWMIDGMMVEILFHNGNAIGVEVPQVVELKIVETPPNFKGDTQGGKKPATLESGAVVQIPFHVLEGEVIRVDTVRGEYIERANK; from the coding sequence ATGGCTTCATATTCAATGGGCGATCTAAAAAAAGGGCTAAAGATCGAGATCGATGGCGTTCCTTATAAAATCGTAGAATATCAACACGTTAAACCGGGCAAAGGTGCAGCTTTTGTTCGTGCAAAAATCAAATCTTTTATCGATGGAAAAGTGCTTGAAAAGACTTTTCACGCAGGCGATAAATGCGAGCAACCACATCTTGAAGAAAAAGAGATGCAGTATCTTTATGATGATGGTGAATATTGTCAGTTTATGGATACGGTTACTTATGAGCAAGTTGCTATTAGCGATGAGGATGTGGGTGATGTTAAAAAATGGATGATCGATGGCATGATGGTTGAAATTTTATTTCACAATGGCAATGCGATCGGCGTTGAAGTGCCACAAGTAGTTGAGCTAAAGATAGTTGAGACTCCACCAAATTTCAAGGGTGATACGCAAGGCGGTAAAAAGCCAGCTACTCTTGAGAGCGGCGCGGTAGTTCAGATACCATTTCACGTACTTGAGGGCGAGGTTATCCGTGTGGATACTGTTCGCGGCGAGTATATCGAGCGTGCAAATAAATAA
- a CDS encoding DJ-1 family glyoxalase III: MKKVAVILAEGFEEIEALTSVDVLRRAGAIASIVGLNDVNIKGCHNICVKADVTLREMKELDYDAIVLPGGLPGASNLANDTRLKAILQNFDKSNKLICAICAAPMVLESAGVLKDHFVCYPGFEENVRSDKRGYDNGKSVLRDQNIITAKGPAFSMEFALFIVKNLLGDEAYLKVKNDLLYK; encoded by the coding sequence ATGAAAAAAGTTGCTGTGATTTTAGCTGAAGGATTTGAGGAGATAGAAGCACTAACTTCTGTTGATGTTTTACGTAGAGCTGGAGCGATAGCTTCTATTGTTGGGCTAAATGACGTAAACATCAAAGGATGTCACAATATATGCGTAAAAGCCGACGTAACACTTCGCGAGATGAAAGAGCTAGACTATGATGCGATCGTCCTTCCTGGCGGACTTCCAGGAGCTAGCAATCTAGCAAACGATACAAGACTCAAAGCAATTTTGCAAAATTTTGATAAAAGCAATAAGCTTATTTGTGCCATTTGTGCTGCTCCTATGGTGCTTGAGAGTGCTGGTGTGCTAAAAGATCATTTTGTTTGTTATCCAGGATTTGAAGAAAATGTAAGAAGTGATAAAAGGGGTTATGATAACGGCAAGAGTGTATTGAGGGATCAAAATATTATTACAGCAAAAGGTCCTGCTTTTTCAATGGAATTTGCACTTTTTATAGTTAAAAATTTACTTGGCGATGAAGCGTATCTTAAAGTAAAGAATGATTTACTTTATAAATAG
- a CDS encoding M24 family metallopeptidase has product MNFILKDENAVFYECGYSCDNEFLLCLDGVKYFFTDARYYFEVKSCVNAGVVVLLAQRNLISEVRAFLRKMKPSSLVFNPDELSLSEYNVLSKGFKINFKPKANFSRLKRICKSEDEIKILKKASEFGAKCFDEFAKFVRENGEGMSEKELHFNASLIFRQKNELGLSFDPIVAINENAAKAHALPGDKILKKGDLLLLDAGVKFKRYCSDRTRTACFDENFSFSKEQKFKNAKMQEIYEIVKEAQAAAIKVARAGVRACEIDLAARSVIAKAGYEKAFFHSTGHGVGVDIHELPVISARSETLIKEGMVFSVEPGIYLENEFGVRIEDVVVAREGGCEIL; this is encoded by the coding sequence ATGAATTTCATCTTAAAGGACGAAAACGCCGTATTTTACGAGTGCGGCTACAGCTGCGACAATGAGTTTTTGCTATGCCTTGATGGCGTAAAATACTTTTTCACGGACGCGAGGTATTATTTTGAGGTAAAAAGCTGCGTAAATGCAGGAGTAGTCGTTCTTTTGGCGCAGAGAAATTTAATAAGCGAGGTCAGGGCATTTTTAAGAAAGATGAAGCCAAGCAGCCTCGTTTTTAACCCTGACGAGTTAAGCTTAAGCGAGTATAACGTGCTTAGCAAAGGTTTTAAGATAAATTTCAAGCCAAAGGCAAATTTTTCTAGGCTAAAGAGAATTTGCAAGAGCGAAGATGAGATAAAAATTTTAAAAAAGGCAAGCGAATTTGGAGCAAAATGCTTTGACGAATTTGCTAAATTTGTGCGTGAAAATGGCGAGGGGATGAGCGAGAAAGAGCTTCATTTTAACGCTTCACTCATCTTTAGGCAAAAAAATGAGCTAGGTCTTAGCTTTGATCCGATCGTAGCGATAAATGAAAATGCCGCAAAGGCGCATGCATTGCCAGGGGATAAAATTTTAAAAAAAGGGGATTTGCTGCTACTTGATGCTGGTGTTAAATTTAAGCGTTACTGCTCTGATCGCACCAGAACTGCTTGCTTTGATGAAAATTTTAGCTTCTCAAAGGAACAAAAATTTAAAAACGCCAAGATGCAAGAAATTTACGAGATTGTAAAAGAGGCTCAGGCTGCTGCGATAAAGGTCGCTAGAGCTGGAGTTAGGGCGTGCGAGATAGACCTTGCAGCAAGAAGCGTGATAGCAAAGGCTGGATATGAAAAGGCCTTTTTTCACTCGACAGGACACGGTGTGGGTGTGGATATACACGAGCTTCCAGTCATCTCAGCAAGGAGCGAAACGCTCATAAAAGAGGGCATGGTCTTTAGCGTGGAGCCTGGAATTTATCTAGAAAATGAATTTGGTGTGCGCATCGAGGACGTGGTGGTCGCAAGAGAAGGTGGGTGCGAAATTTTATGA
- a CDS encoding RNA recognition motif domain-containing protein, with product MNIYVGNLSYRTTEAELKEAFAQFGEVRRAKIVKDRETDRSKGFGFVEMDDANEGQKAIDALNEKELGGRTLRVNEARPRD from the coding sequence GTGAATATTTATGTAGGAAATTTGTCGTATAGAACGACAGAGGCAGAATTAAAGGAAGCCTTTGCACAATTTGGTGAAGTAAGGCGAGCAAAAATAGTAAAAGATAGAGAAACTGATCGTTCAAAAGGCTTTGGCTTTGTTGAAATGGACGATGCAAATGAGGGACAAAAAGCTATAGACGCACTAAATGAAAAAGAACTAGGCGGACGTACTTTAAGGGTAAATGAGGCTAGACCAAGGGATTAA
- the sppA gene encoding signal peptide peptidase SppA — protein MQILRLIFRGILGIFKFINSYFKALIFLLILFFVFAPDSKMKEPNLVRIDITGTIVDTSEILDALEKARLDSNIKGVLLYIDSPGGALSPSVELAMAVKRLKETKKVLAYAAGNMASGSYYAGVNAGTIIANPGAFIGSIGVIMQGANIENLAKNLGVSEQVVKAGEFKEAGTFMRSWSKQERESLQGLVNDAYMLFVSDVAEARNLDIKKKDEWANARVFLAHNALKMGLIDSLGSYIDAQNELAKMSLVDEPIWQEKPQIEKIMEKFTKQGINSLFSAFFETKLK, from the coding sequence TTGCAAATTTTAAGGCTTATTTTTAGAGGAATTTTGGGAATTTTTAAATTTATCAATAGCTACTTTAAGGCACTCATATTTTTACTGATCTTATTTTTCGTATTTGCGCCAGATAGCAAGATGAAAGAGCCAAATTTAGTCCGCATAGACATCACCGGCACCATAGTAGATACTAGTGAAATTTTAGATGCACTCGAAAAAGCAAGGCTGGATAGCAACATCAAAGGCGTGCTGCTCTATATCGATAGCCCAGGCGGTGCGCTAAGTCCAAGCGTGGAGCTAGCCATGGCGGTCAAGCGACTAAAAGAGACTAAAAAAGTGCTCGCATACGCAGCTGGAAACATGGCGAGTGGCAGCTACTACGCTGGCGTAAATGCTGGTACTATCATTGCAAACCCAGGTGCTTTCATAGGCTCGATCGGCGTCATCATGCAAGGGGCAAACATCGAAAATTTAGCCAAAAATTTAGGCGTGAGCGAGCAGGTGGTGAAGGCTGGCGAGTTTAAAGAGGCTGGCACCTTTATGAGGAGCTGGAGCAAGCAAGAGCGTGAGAGCTTGCAAGGGCTCGTAAATGATGCTTACATGCTATTTGTAAGCGACGTGGCAGAGGCTAGAAATTTAGATATCAAGAAAAAAGACGAGTGGGCAAACGCAAGGGTCTTTTTAGCTCATAATGCCCTAAAAATGGGGCTAATTGATAGCCTTGGTAGCTACATAGATGCTCAAAATGAGCTAGCAAAAATGAGCCTCGTAGATGAGCCCATCTGGCAAGAAAAACCGCAGATCGAAAAGATAATGGAGAAATTTACAAAGCAAGGTATAAACTCGCTTTTTAGTGCATTTTTTGAGACAAAGCTCAAATAA
- a CDS encoding glutamate--tRNA ligase family protein produces MRLDQGINDYLPPNGGIASRIAPTPSGFLHAGNAYNFILTYLLTRSVNGILHLRIDDYDLSRYRQEFVQNIFNVLDFLEIDYDKGPISVSDFERNFSFKTRSQRYENVLKKLNEIYICECSRTRKNAYINGIYTKICKNKNLKFIKDKTAIRLSVDEGDPLGKLVAEQMGDFVIYKKDFAPAYNFASVIDDEDMGINLVVRGEDLKACTLAQRYLAKRLNFSFYNANFIHHKLLLKDGKKLSKSSKSPPINLKDSPQIYYKILANDLGLDIKSADKIQNLLYEFKLKNIAKKFLQSMS; encoded by the coding sequence ATGAGGCTAGACCAAGGGATTAATGACTATTTGCCACCAAATGGTGGCATAGCATCCCGCATAGCTCCTACGCCTAGTGGGTTTTTGCATGCTGGCAATGCTTATAACTTCATCCTAACTTATCTCTTGACACGTTCGGTAAATGGCATTTTGCACTTACGTATCGATGATTATGATCTTAGTAGATACCGGCAAGAATTTGTTCAAAATATCTTTAATGTTTTAGATTTTTTGGAAATTGATTACGATAAAGGTCCAATTAGTGTAAGTGACTTTGAGCGTAATTTTAGCTTTAAGACGAGATCGCAAAGATATGAAAATGTGCTAAAAAAGCTTAATGAAATTTATATCTGCGAATGTTCAAGGACTAGAAAAAATGCCTACATAAACGGCATTTACACTAAAATTTGTAAAAATAAAAATCTAAAATTTATAAAAGACAAGACTGCCATTAGACTAAGCGTGGATGAGGGTGATCCTCTTGGTAAGCTTGTGGCAGAGCAAATGGGCGATTTTGTGATTTACAAAAAAGATTTTGCTCCTGCTTACAACTTTGCAAGCGTGATAGATGACGAGGATATGGGTATAAATTTGGTTGTTAGAGGTGAGGATTTAAAGGCTTGCACGCTAGCTCAAAGATACCTTGCAAAAAGGCTAAATTTTAGCTTTTATAATGCTAATTTTATTCATCATAAGCTACTTTTAAAAGATGGCAAAAAGCTCTCAAAAAGCTCAAAATCACCACCAATTAATCTAAAAGATAGCCCGCAAATTTATTACAAAATTTTAGCAAATGATCTTGGTTTAGATATAAAATCAGCAGACAAAATCCAAAATCTACTTTACGAGTTTAAGCTAAAAAATATAGCCAAAAAATTTTTGCAAAGTATGAGCTAA
- the mqnF gene encoding aminofutalosine deaminase family hydrolase, producing the protein MEILKAKKIITGGENPKILRNSCVVIDDDKILEITSEKEAQKKFKEAKIYDFGDSVIVPAFINSHVHLEFSSNVSTLKYGDFIKWLGSIVDKGGELAKMDAKKAMSEAINSLLKSGVCTIGEISSFGSELEILAASPLKVVLFSEILGSNEQMVQQNLQNFLAKFEKTKGYKSQNFTPAISLHSPYSVHPKLAKAALEMAKKDELLVSTHFLESKTEKQWLERGTGGFKKHLLRFNPAPKPMYDAKSYFEMFREVDTLFTHCVYVSDFTKFKPHHSVTHCAVSNRLLGKKALNLKEIFKNEVSLNIGTDGLSSNISLNFWHELRAALFTHASLDLNELATRLFVAATHGGAKALRTNNGEIKAGRAADIAIYNDLECDDSELILQLILHTNEAKKLYIGGKICKF; encoded by the coding sequence GTGGAAATTTTAAAAGCAAAAAAAATAATCACTGGCGGAGAAAATCCAAAAATTTTAAGAAATTCTTGTGTCGTTATTGATGATGATAAAATTTTAGAAATTACAAGCGAAAAAGAGGCGCAAAAGAAATTTAAAGAGGCGAAAATTTATGACTTTGGTGATAGCGTGATTGTCCCAGCCTTTATAAACTCGCACGTTCATTTGGAGTTTAGCTCAAACGTTAGCACACTAAAATATGGCGACTTTATAAAATGGCTTGGCTCTATCGTCGATAAAGGCGGCGAGCTAGCTAAAATGGACGCTAAAAAAGCGATGAGTGAAGCTATAAATTCGCTGTTAAAAAGCGGAGTTTGTACCATTGGCGAGATATCTAGCTTTGGCTCTGAGCTTGAAATTTTAGCCGCTAGCCCTCTAAAAGTCGTACTTTTTAGTGAAATTTTAGGCTCAAATGAGCAGATGGTTCAGCAAAATTTGCAAAATTTCTTAGCTAAATTTGAAAAAACAAAGGGCTATAAAAGCCAAAATTTCACCCCAGCCATATCGCTGCACTCGCCCTACTCTGTGCACCCCAAGCTCGCCAAAGCTGCCCTTGAAATGGCTAAAAAAGATGAGCTACTTGTAAGCACGCACTTTTTAGAGAGCAAGACTGAAAAGCAGTGGCTAGAGCGTGGCACCGGAGGGTTTAAAAAACATCTTTTAAGATTTAATCCGGCCCCAAAGCCAATGTATGACGCAAAGAGCTATTTTGAGATGTTTCGTGAGGTAGATACGCTATTTACGCACTGTGTTTATGTGAGCGATTTTACTAAATTTAAGCCTCATCACAGCGTGACACACTGTGCCGTTTCAAATAGACTGCTTGGCAAAAAGGCGCTAAATTTAAAAGAAATTTTTAAAAATGAGGTCAGCTTAAATATCGGCACAGACGGCCTTAGCTCAAATATCAGCCTAAATTTTTGGCATGAACTAAGAGCTGCCCTATTTACCCACGCTAGCCTTGATCTAAACGAGCTTGCCACTAGGCTTTTTGTCGCTGCAACGCATGGGGGCGCAAAGGCGCTTAGGACAAATAACGGCGAGATAAAGGCAGGACGCGCGGCTGATATCGCAATCTATAACGACCTAGAGTGCGATGATAGCGAGCTAATACTTCAGCTCATACTTCACACAAACGAGGCTAAAAAACTATATATCGGAGGCAAAATTTGCAAATTTTAA
- a CDS encoding SelT/SelW/SelH family (seleno)protein, with the protein MQVKIIYCNSUNYRPVASRVEDEIKANFSDARVEKVIGDGGNFIIEVNGDVIFSKKDRIGNDEARFPHGEEITTLINKYLKEKSA; encoded by the coding sequence ATGCAAGTAAAAATTATTTACTGCAACTCTTGAAACTATCGTCCGGTAGCTTCTCGTGTAGAAGATGAAATAAAAGCGAACTTTAGTGATGCAAGAGTCGAAAAGGTTATAGGTGATGGTGGAAATTTCATCATCGAGGTTAATGGAGATGTTATATTTTCTAAGAAAGATCGCATTGGAAATGATGAAGCGAGATTTCCTCACGGTGAAGAGATCACAACTCTTATAAACAAATATCTCAAAGAAAAGTCGGCTTAA
- the serA gene encoding phosphoglycerate dehydrogenase: protein MMKTIIVCDAIHPVGFELLKKEQDINVIDAVNTPKDELLKILGEADVAITRSSTEVNEAFLNAGKKLKAIVRAGVGVDNVDIEGCSRRGIIAMNVPTANTIAAVELTMAHMLASARSLEYAHNDLKLDRIWKREKWYGVELFKKKLGVIGFGNIGSRVAVRAKAFGMEIIAYDPYIDPSKVIDMGGTYTKNFDDILACDFITIHTPKTKETTDMIGAKEIAKMKDGVRLINCARGGLYNEEALYEGLKSGKIAFAGIDVFTREPATDHPLLDLNNVSVTPHLGANTLESQRNIAVEAVEQAILAARGISYPNALNLPIKTEDLPPFVEPYIDLTSKMAFLAAQINKSVIKAIRIETHGQISEYANSMLTFAIVGALKESLGDAINYVNAKFLCDEKGIVTETSLGGDSIFKNKITVRLTTENGIVTVGGTVFGENQQRIVTINGFKTDFKPKGKMIIFKNHDVPGVIAQISKILADEKINIADFRLGRDDHNMALAVILVDEHIKVETLERLNALEACVWAQYAVI, encoded by the coding sequence ATTATGAAAACTATCATTGTTTGCGATGCGATACATCCAGTAGGTTTTGAACTTTTAAAAAAAGAGCAAGATATAAACGTAATAGATGCAGTTAATACTCCCAAAGATGAACTTTTAAAAATTTTAGGCGAGGCTGATGTTGCTATAACAAGAAGCTCAACTGAAGTAAACGAGGCCTTTTTAAACGCTGGTAAAAAACTAAAAGCTATCGTTAGAGCTGGTGTTGGTGTAGATAATGTCGATATAGAAGGATGCTCAAGACGTGGCATAATAGCTATGAACGTTCCAACTGCAAACACTATTGCTGCAGTTGAGCTAACAATGGCGCATATGCTAGCTTCAGCTAGATCTCTTGAATACGCTCATAATGATCTAAAGCTAGATAGAATTTGGAAGCGTGAGAAATGGTATGGGGTTGAGCTTTTTAAGAAAAAGCTTGGCGTGATCGGCTTTGGCAATATTGGCTCAAGGGTAGCCGTTCGTGCAAAAGCTTTTGGTATGGAGATCATCGCTTATGATCCATATATTGACCCATCTAAAGTTATCGACATGGGCGGTACTTATACTAAAAATTTTGATGATATTTTAGCATGTGATTTTATCACGATACATACACCAAAGACTAAAGAGACAACCGATATGATCGGCGCCAAAGAGATCGCAAAAATGAAAGATGGCGTAAGACTTATAAACTGCGCTAGAGGTGGTCTTTATAACGAAGAAGCGCTTTATGAAGGACTAAAAAGTGGCAAGATAGCATTTGCCGGTATTGATGTTTTTACAAGAGAGCCAGCAACTGATCATCCACTTCTTGATCTAAATAATGTAAGTGTCACCCCACACCTTGGAGCAAATACGCTTGAGTCACAGCGAAATATCGCAGTAGAGGCAGTCGAGCAAGCTATTTTAGCAGCTCGCGGCATAAGCTATCCAAATGCGTTAAATTTACCTATAAAAACAGAAGATCTACCGCCATTTGTTGAACCTTATATCGATCTTACAAGCAAGATGGCATTTCTTGCTGCACAGATAAATAAAAGCGTTATCAAGGCCATTCGTATCGAGACTCACGGTCAGATTAGCGAATATGCAAATTCAATGCTAACTTTTGCAATCGTAGGTGCTTTAAAAGAGAGTCTTGGTGATGCGATAAATTATGTAAATGCTAAATTTTTATGCGATGAAAAAGGTATAGTGACTGAAACTAGTCTTGGCGGAGATAGTATTTTTAAAAATAAAATCACAGTTCGCTTAACTACTGAAAATGGCATTGTAACCGTAGGTGGAACGGTATTTGGTGAAAATCAGCAACGTATCGTAACGATAAATGGTTTTAAGACTGACTTTAAACCAAAAGGCAAGATGATCATCTTTAAAAATCATGACGTGCCAGGCGTTATCGCTCAAATCAGTAAAATTTTAGCTGATGAAAAGATTAATATCGCAGACTTCCGCCTTGGTAGAGATGATCACAATATGGCACTTGCTGTTATCTTGGTTGATGAACATATAAAAGTAGAAACGTTAGAGAGACTAAACGCACTTGAAGCTTGCGTTTGGGCTCAATACGCAGTTATATAA
- the aroQ gene encoding type II 3-dehydroquinate dehydratase: protein MDKKLKIMVIQGPNINMLGAREPGIYGVMKMEDIHSQMKIVADQNDVEIEFFQSNLEGELVDKIQECLGDADGIIINPAAYTHASIAIRDALSAVALPVIEVHISNVYRREEFRHKSLIAPVAAGQIVGFGPVGYHLAMIGMLQIFEQIKAVRANQKAQ from the coding sequence ATGGATAAGAAGCTAAAAATAATGGTTATCCAAGGGCCAAATATCAACATGCTTGGCGCTAGAGAGCCAGGAATTTACGGCGTTATGAAGATGGAGGATATCCACTCTCAAATGAAGATCGTTGCTGATCAAAATGACGTTGAGATCGAGTTTTTTCAAAGTAACCTTGAAGGCGAGCTAGTCGATAAGATCCAAGAGTGCTTGGGCGATGCTGACGGCATCATCATAAACCCAGCCGCTTACACTCACGCCTCTATCGCTATCCGTGACGCGCTAAGTGCGGTTGCGCTGCCAGTTATCGAGGTACATATCAGCAACGTTTATAGAAGAGAAGAGTTCCGCCACAAAAGCCTAATTGCACCAGTTGCGGCAGGCCAGATCGTGGGCTTTGGACCAGTTGGCTATCATTTAGCGATGATAGGTATGCTTCAAATTTTTGAGCAAATTAAAGCAGTAAGAGCAAATCAAAAAGCACAATGA